In Fibrobacter sp. UWEL, the following are encoded in one genomic region:
- a CDS encoding LuxR C-terminal-related transcriptional regulator, with protein sequence MWARWQKHPKKTELTDRQREILNLVRKGLTNAEICYVLNISANTVKVHLANIYRILEVTNRTEAATAATEMADTPPEKKDVTLAITYSDSYRNSPLAHDLSHSVIAALRSFEVFQIQLCTEDSIPSNVTYQVSLTTPQDESQGLFVSLHLGSNNSLLWSCVQKIESSDQIPLLSDQIAIQIYRNAILSATEVYTNNPNATPKWWYASSHTIVRMENRNKEYLEKSEATQQSLLENPNHRDFVVCALACVYYASLTEHWIGSEECAIKLGKIACQTMQENPSSIYSQYTSALYNMFLGKCNVAIATFEDLLQTKSPISIVCRRLLAQLYAIVGRTEESRIQLEEYDQRVPKNIHQPFQYVADAYLAFIKRDYDRCATISEQLLMFHPEAIFGRLFMIACSYRVGKMDEHQTHVDALFEHHPGFTLKDMSPFLDVFPPTEKDHVLDCLTAFLDIFRQE encoded by the coding sequence ATTTGGGCGCGATGGCAGAAACATCCAAAAAAAACGGAACTGACGGATCGTCAGCGGGAGATTTTGAATCTCGTACGCAAAGGGCTAACCAATGCGGAGATTTGCTACGTCCTGAACATTTCCGCGAATACGGTAAAAGTCCATCTGGCCAACATCTACAGGATTCTGGAAGTAACTAACAGAACGGAAGCGGCCACTGCCGCCACAGAAATGGCGGACACTCCCCCCGAAAAGAAGGACGTGACTCTCGCCATCACCTACAGCGATAGCTATAGGAATTCCCCCTTAGCTCACGACCTGTCCCACTCCGTGATCGCAGCGCTCCGTAGTTTTGAAGTATTCCAGATTCAGCTCTGCACCGAAGATTCCATTCCCAGCAATGTTACCTATCAGGTAAGCCTTACGACGCCCCAGGATGAAAGCCAGGGTTTATTCGTAAGCCTCCATCTTGGCAGCAACAATTCCCTGCTATGGTCCTGCGTGCAAAAAATCGAAAGCAGCGATCAGATTCCACTTCTTTCCGATCAGATTGCCATCCAGATTTATCGCAACGCAATTCTGTCCGCCACCGAAGTCTATACCAATAATCCTAATGCAACTCCCAAGTGGTGGTACGCATCCAGTCACACCATCGTGAGGATGGAAAACCGCAACAAGGAATATCTGGAAAAGAGCGAAGCCACACAGCAATCCTTGCTGGAAAATCCAAACCACAGAGATTTCGTCGTATGCGCCTTAGCTTGCGTCTACTACGCTTCCCTAACAGAACATTGGATCGGTTCAGAGGAATGCGCTATCAAGCTGGGTAAAATCGCATGTCAAACCATGCAGGAAAATCCTTCCTCGATTTACTCCCAGTACACCAGCGCGCTGTACAACATGTTCCTGGGGAAATGTAACGTAGCAATTGCCACCTTCGAAGATCTGCTACAGACCAAGAGCCCCATCAGTATCGTTTGCCGCAGGCTTCTGGCCCAGCTATACGCCATCGTAGGCCGCACGGAAGAATCCAGAATACAGCTGGAGGAATACGATCAGCGCGTTCCCAAGAACATTCACCAGCCTTTCCAATATGTAGCGGACGCATACCTCGCATTTATCAAGAGAGATTATGATAGGTGCGCCACTATTTCCGAACAGTTGCTCATGTTCCATCCCGAGGCAATCTTCGGAAGATTATTCATGATCGCCTGTAGCTACAGAGTAGGCAAGATGGACGAACATCAAACCCATGTGGATGCCCTCTTTGAACACCATCCCGGGTTCACCCTGAAGGACATGAGTCCCTTCCTGGACGTTTTCCCGCCTACGGAAAAAGACCATGTTCTAGACTGCTTGACGGCTTTTTTAGATATTTTCCGTCAAGAATAA
- a CDS encoding flavin reductase family protein yields MRKNLGAKPYLYPQPVLVIGTYNEDGTPNAMVAAWGCVSDVNQVAIYVANSHRTMDNIKARKCFTVSMATAANIKEIDYLGLNSGHKVTEKFAKSGLTAVKSENIDAPLIAELPLTLECKMVSYAEEPELLLGEVVNVTADESILDASGKIDMKKLNPICYDSAGHGYYEIGEKVGNAFSDGKSIQ; encoded by the coding sequence ATGCGAAAAAATCTCGGCGCCAAACCCTATTTGTACCCCCAGCCGGTACTTGTCATCGGCACCTATAACGAAGACGGAACCCCCAACGCCATGGTGGCCGCCTGGGGATGTGTCAGCGATGTGAATCAGGTAGCCATTTACGTAGCCAACAGCCACAGGACCATGGACAACATCAAGGCCCGCAAGTGCTTTACCGTCAGCATGGCCACCGCCGCAAACATCAAGGAAATCGACTATCTGGGACTGAATTCCGGTCATAAGGTCACCGAAAAATTCGCCAAATCCGGCCTTACCGCCGTAAAGAGCGAAAACATCGATGCGCCCCTGATTGCGGAACTGCCCCTGACCCTGGAATGCAAAATGGTGAGCTACGCCGAGGAACCGGAACTGCTTTTAGGCGAAGTGGTGAACGTTACCGCCGACGAATCCATCCTGGACGCAAGCGGAAAAATCGACATGAAGAAGTTAAACCCCATCTGCTATGACTCCGCAGGCCATGGATATTACGAAATTGGCGAAAAAGTGGGTAATGCCTTCAGCGACGGAAAGTCCATTCAATAA
- a CDS encoding RNA-binding domain-containing protein, which translates to MINEHVLEMLHAGEGLRVEYKKAKDKLPNSIFETVCAFLNSIGGFIFLGVDDEGTVVGVNPLAVPQMKKDLVNLAHNTTKINPACNLYPEECVVEGKTIIVCQVQTSSEIHRCNGEVYLRSDDGDFVTRNTNVLSGVLTRKLGLFTEKRPMHGFDMNDLRPELCRKAQNLMAVTFNNHPWADLTFEELLQYGGFYTVDRDSNERCLNLAAILMFGTDEAIFRADPALLFDCLLRREDEIRYDDRVMIRTNLIETYEQVMNFISKHLPDPFYLEGDQRISLRGKIFREAVSNIISHREYMHGSPGRIMIYKDRVEFTNPCVQYYIDRITPANLEPFARNPTICNFMVQMGRFERLGSGVRNTWKYLPIYAKGALPIFEETKYGFKLTLPLGVTQQVTQQVTPQVTPQVTPQVTPQVTPHDAENIDERILHLMKVMKGSMNRQEIMRALYLSDRKNFREMYLNPAISLGYVEASAPDKPNSSTKVYRLTSLGDQVLESLSEEI; encoded by the coding sequence ATGATAAACGAGCATGTACTGGAAATGCTCCATGCAGGGGAAGGCTTGCGTGTGGAGTATAAAAAGGCCAAAGATAAGTTGCCTAATAGTATCTTTGAAACTGTCTGTGCTTTTCTCAATTCAATAGGTGGGTTCATCTTCCTCGGTGTTGATGATGAAGGAACGGTTGTGGGCGTGAACCCTTTGGCGGTTCCTCAAATGAAAAAGGATTTGGTCAATCTCGCTCATAACACAACGAAAATAAATCCAGCATGCAATCTTTATCCAGAGGAATGTGTTGTTGAAGGGAAAACGATTATTGTTTGCCAAGTTCAAACAAGTTCTGAAATTCATCGTTGCAATGGGGAGGTTTACCTGCGTAGTGATGATGGTGATTTCGTCACCCGCAATACTAACGTTTTGTCAGGTGTTTTGACTCGTAAGTTGGGACTTTTTACAGAGAAACGCCCCATGCACGGATTCGACATGAATGATTTACGTCCGGAACTTTGCCGTAAGGCGCAAAATCTGATGGCAGTAACGTTCAATAATCACCCATGGGCGGATCTTACCTTTGAAGAACTATTGCAATATGGCGGTTTCTATACCGTAGATCGAGATTCAAATGAGCGCTGCTTAAACCTTGCCGCTATCTTAATGTTTGGAACGGATGAGGCTATTTTCAGGGCCGATCCCGCATTACTTTTTGATTGCCTGTTACGCCGTGAAGATGAAATCCGTTACGATGACCGCGTCATGATTCGTACGAATCTAATTGAGACTTATGAGCAAGTCATGAATTTCATTTCCAAGCATTTGCCGGATCCATTCTACCTGGAAGGGGATCAACGGATCAGTTTGCGTGGCAAAATTTTCCGTGAGGCGGTGTCTAACATCATTTCTCATCGGGAGTATATGCACGGGTCGCCTGGAAGAATTATGATTTACAAGGACCGTGTAGAATTTACCAATCCCTGTGTTCAGTACTACATTGATAGAATTACTCCGGCGAATCTGGAACCTTTCGCCCGTAATCCAACTATCTGTAATTTCATGGTTCAGATGGGCCGTTTTGAACGCCTTGGATCTGGAGTACGTAATACATGGAAATACCTGCCCATCTATGCAAAAGGAGCTTTGCCAATCTTTGAGGAAACCAAATACGGCTTCAAATTGACCCTGCCTTTAGGCGTCACCCAGCAAGTCACCCAGCAAGTCACCCCCCAAGTCACCCCCCAAGTCACCCCCCAAGTCACCCCCCAAGTCACCCCCCATGATGCGGAGAATATTGATGAACGTATTTTGCATCTCATGAAAGTTATGAAAGGTTCTATGAACCGTCAGGAAATAATGCGGGCTTTGTACTTGAGTGATCGTAAGAATTTTAGAGAAATGTACCTGAATCCCGCTATTTCTTTGGGATATGTTGAAGCGTCTGCTCCAGACAAGCCGAATAGTAGTACAAAAGTATATCGTTTAACAAGCTTGGGCGATCAGGTTTTGGAATCGCTTAGTGAGGAGATTTAG
- a CDS encoding site-specific DNA-methyltransferase, which translates to MEKTTGNIGETIKCLVDDIEKRVVDKILEPTNAELLKKLISNADSLDEAIAIAELGTTYKRTGFHFDKRLDVKCTNDIKYFKKNEDLSIHTDDGPIHKLIIGDNYEALQNLLIQYRGMVDVIYIDPPYGKDSMGVSAETNYQNAITRDNLLSMLYPRLVLAKQLLSKGGVIFCSIDDRNQAYIKCLFDEIFEERNFIATYLWKKTDTPPSLSKKVRKKYEYVLCYGNGVSKSHKFAQGKIDGGDAPLLNSGNAEKKITFPAGTVRFNIPDGTYSMNSNRKVQLHGSVVVKDGLNKNSFDATGPWKWNQETLDDEVKEGTYFLVKSEKFSVRFQRENTDSTKAPQNNINSKLGVGTNEDGAKQIEKILKKDAFDNPKPVSLLNFLIEMVNMGDDITILDFFAGSGTTGHAVLDLNKQDGGKRSFILCQVNEINPTNPNGIALDVTTKRLKRVMTGECYDGSKNFKWAQENEPYGGNLDVYEIDSVANFEFTEGKTPFDVIDETLYGKEKFSTLQEKTEWVCSNFQNTQKVLREKGED; encoded by the coding sequence ATGGAAAAGACAACTGGCAATATTGGTGAAACAATCAAGTGTTTGGTTGACGATATCGAAAAAAGAGTCGTTGATAAAATTCTTGAGCCGACAAATGCGGAACTTTTGAAAAAGTTAATCAGTAACGCGGATTCTTTAGACGAAGCCATTGCCATCGCTGAATTGGGAACCACCTATAAACGTACGGGATTCCATTTTGATAAGCGTTTAGATGTCAAGTGCACCAACGATATAAAGTACTTCAAGAAAAACGAAGATTTGAGTATTCATACGGACGATGGCCCGATACATAAGTTGATTATTGGGGACAACTATGAAGCCTTGCAGAATTTGCTAATCCAGTATAGAGGGATGGTCGATGTCATTTACATTGATCCTCCGTATGGAAAGGATAGCATGGGTGTTTCTGCGGAAACCAATTACCAGAATGCAATTACTAGGGATAACTTGCTTTCGATGCTGTATCCGAGACTGGTTTTGGCGAAACAATTGCTTTCTAAAGGTGGTGTAATTTTCTGTAGTATTGATGATAGAAATCAGGCTTATATAAAATGCTTATTTGATGAAATATTTGAAGAACGAAATTTCATCGCAACGTATCTTTGGAAAAAAACAGATACACCTCCGTCTTTGTCCAAGAAGGTTAGAAAAAAATATGAGTATGTGCTATGTTATGGAAATGGCGTAAGCAAGTCCCATAAATTCGCACAGGGAAAAATAGATGGCGGTGATGCGCCGCTTTTAAATTCAGGAAATGCTGAAAAGAAAATAACCTTCCCTGCAGGAACTGTTCGGTTTAATATACCGGATGGAACGTACTCCATGAATTCAAATAGAAAGGTGCAACTACATGGATCCGTTGTGGTAAAAGACGGATTGAATAAAAATTCATTTGATGCTACAGGACCATGGAAATGGAATCAGGAAACTCTTGATGATGAAGTAAAAGAGGGTACTTATTTTCTTGTGAAATCGGAAAAGTTTTCTGTGAGATTCCAACGTGAAAATACTGATTCTACCAAGGCACCTCAAAATAACATTAATTCTAAACTTGGTGTGGGAACTAATGAAGATGGAGCTAAACAAATTGAAAAGATTTTGAAGAAAGATGCCTTTGATAATCCGAAGCCCGTATCACTATTGAATTTTTTGATTGAAATGGTAAATATGGGTGATGATATAACCATATTGGATTTCTTTGCTGGTAGCGGAACTACCGGACATGCAGTTCTTGACTTGAATAAACAAGATGGTGGCAAGAGAAGTTTCATCCTGTGTCAGGTCAATGAAATTAATCCGACCAATCCCAATGGAATCGCTCTCGATGTTACTACCAAGCGCTTGAAGCGTGTTATGACCGGTGAGTGCTATGACGGCTCTAAGAATTTCAAGTGGGCTCAGGAAAATGAGCCTTATGGCGGAAACCTTGATGTTTACGAAATCGATTCTGTCGCAAATTTTGAATTCACGGAAGGAAAGACTCCTTTCGATGTAATTGACGAAACATTGTACGGAAAGGAAAAGTTCTCTACGTTACAGGAAAAAACGGAGTGGGTTTGTTCAAATTTCCAGAATACGCAAAAAGTTCTCCGTGAAAAAGGGGAGGACTAA